One genomic region from Pseudomonas sp. R5-89-07 encodes:
- the murF gene encoding UDP-N-acetylmuramoyl-tripeptide--D-alanyl-D-alanine ligase → MLKSMTFSELTQALSARVLSSDCTFDGVSIDSRNIQPGQLFVALAGPRFDGHDYLNEVAAKGAVGALVQREVTDATLPQLLVADTRLALGQLGALNRAAFDKPVAAITGSSGKTTVKELLAGVLRTRGPVLATRGNLNNDFGAPLTLLELAPEHTAAVIELGASRIGEIAYTVALTKPHVAIINNAGTAHVGEFGGPEKIVEAKGEILEGLDASGTAVLNLDDKAFETWRVRAAGRKVLTFAVHNAAADFHASDITVDARGCPSFTLHTPQGSEHVQLNLLGNHNVANALAAAAAAHALGVSLFGIATGLGAVQPVKGRTVAQLATNGMRVIDDTYNANPSSINAAVDLLKGFDGRKVLVLGDIGELGDWAEQGHREVGAYAAGKVDALYAVGPNMAHAVNAFGPGARHFASQAELIQALTAAEHDKHTTILIKGSRSAVMENVVAALCGSSTEKH, encoded by the coding sequence ATGCTTAAGTCGATGACATTCAGCGAACTGACACAGGCGTTGTCGGCCCGCGTGCTGTCGAGCGATTGCACATTCGACGGCGTCAGTATCGACAGTCGCAACATCCAGCCAGGCCAGTTGTTCGTCGCACTCGCAGGCCCGCGTTTCGATGGTCACGACTACCTGAACGAAGTCGCCGCCAAAGGCGCCGTGGGTGCCCTGGTACAACGTGAAGTGACCGACGCCACCTTGCCGCAGTTGCTGGTCGCCGATACCCGCCTGGCCCTGGGCCAACTGGGCGCGCTGAACCGTGCCGCTTTCGACAAGCCGGTTGCTGCCATCACCGGTTCCAGCGGCAAGACCACCGTCAAGGAACTGCTGGCTGGCGTGTTGCGCACCCGTGGACCGGTCCTCGCCACCCGTGGCAACCTGAACAACGATTTCGGCGCACCGCTGACCCTGCTCGAACTGGCCCCGGAACACACGGCGGCCGTGATCGAGCTGGGCGCTTCACGCATCGGCGAAATTGCCTACACCGTGGCGCTGACCAAGCCCCACGTCGCGATTATCAACAACGCCGGTACCGCCCACGTCGGCGAATTCGGCGGCCCGGAAAAAATCGTCGAAGCCAAGGGTGAAATCCTCGAAGGTCTCGACGCTTCGGGCACCGCTGTACTGAATCTGGATGACAAGGCTTTCGAAACCTGGCGCGTACGCGCTGCCGGGCGCAAGGTACTGACGTTCGCCGTGCACAACGCTGCGGCCGATTTCCACGCCTCCGATATTACTGTCGATGCGCGCGGTTGCCCTTCCTTTACCTTGCACACGCCGCAAGGCAGTGAGCACGTGCAGTTGAACCTGCTGGGCAACCATAACGTCGCCAACGCCCTGGCCGCCGCCGCTGCCGCCCACGCCCTGGGCGTGTCGCTGTTCGGTATCGCCACAGGCCTGGGCGCCGTGCAGCCGGTCAAGGGCCGCACCGTGGCGCAACTGGCCACTAACGGCATGCGCGTGATCGATGACACCTACAACGCCAACCCGTCTTCCATCAACGCCGCCGTGGACCTGCTCAAGGGTTTCGATGGACGCAAGGTGCTGGTACTTGGCGATATCGGCGAGTTGGGCGACTGGGCTGAACAAGGCCATCGCGAAGTCGGCGCCTATGCCGCCGGCAAAGTCGATGCGCTCTACGCCGTCGGCCCGAACATGGCTCATGCAGTAAACGCCTTCGGCCCCGGCGCGCGGCATTTCGCCAGCCAAGCCGAATTGATCCAGGCGTTGACTGCGGCTGAACACGATAAACACACAACCATTTTGATCAAGGGATCGCGCAGCGCGGTGATGGAAAACGTCGTCGCAGCCTTGTGTGGCTCAAGTACGGAGAAACATTAA
- the mraY gene encoding phospho-N-acetylmuramoyl-pentapeptide-transferase codes for MLLLLAEYLQQFHKGFAVFQYLTLRGILGVLTALCLSLFLGPWMIRTLQNLQIGQSVRNDGPQSHLSKSGTPTMGGALILSSIGVSTLLWADLHNRYVWVVLLVTLLFGAIGWVDDYRKVIEKNSKGLPSRWKYFWQSVFGLAAAIFLYTTAPSAVETTLIIPMLKDASIPLGIGFVVLTYFVIVGSSNAVNLTDGLDGLAIMPTVMVGGALGIFCYLSGNVKFAEYLLIPYVPGAGELIVFCGALIGAGLGFLWFNTYPAQVFMGDVGALALGAALGTIAVIVRQEIVLFIMGGVFVMETLSVVIQVASFKLTGRRVFRMAPIHHHFELKGWPEPRVIVRFWIITVILVLVGLATLKLR; via the coding sequence ATGCTGCTGCTGCTGGCTGAGTATTTGCAACAGTTCCACAAAGGCTTCGCGGTCTTTCAGTACCTGACCTTGCGCGGGATCCTGGGTGTGCTGACCGCGCTGTGTTTGTCGCTGTTTTTGGGGCCGTGGATGATCCGCACCCTGCAGAACCTGCAAATTGGTCAATCGGTTCGCAATGACGGCCCGCAGTCGCACCTGTCCAAGTCCGGCACTCCGACCATGGGCGGCGCGTTGATCCTGTCGTCCATCGGTGTCAGTACCTTGCTCTGGGCCGACCTGCACAACCGCTATGTATGGGTGGTGCTGCTGGTGACCCTGCTGTTCGGCGCCATCGGCTGGGTGGATGACTACCGCAAAGTGATCGAGAAGAATTCCAAGGGGCTGCCAAGCCGTTGGAAATACTTCTGGCAGTCGGTCTTCGGCCTGGCGGCGGCGATTTTCCTGTACACCACCGCGCCAAGCGCCGTGGAAACCACCTTGATCATCCCGATGCTCAAGGACGCCAGCATTCCACTGGGCATCGGCTTCGTGGTGCTGACCTATTTCGTCATCGTCGGCTCCAGCAACGCGGTGAACCTGACCGATGGCCTGGACGGCCTGGCGATCATGCCAACGGTGATGGTGGGCGGCGCGCTGGGCATTTTCTGCTACCTGTCGGGTAACGTGAAATTCGCCGAATACCTGCTGATTCCCTATGTACCGGGCGCGGGTGAACTGATCGTGTTCTGCGGCGCGCTGATCGGTGCCGGCCTGGGGTTCCTGTGGTTCAACACCTACCCCGCTCAAGTATTCATGGGCGACGTCGGTGCACTGGCGCTGGGCGCGGCCCTGGGCACTATCGCGGTGATCGTGCGCCAGGAAATCGTGCTGTTCATCATGGGCGGTGTGTTCGTGATGGAAACCCTGTCGGTGGTCATCCAGGTGGCTTCCTTCAAGTTGACCGGGCGCCGCGTCTTTCGCATGGCGCCGATTCACCACCACTTTGAACTCAAGGGCTGGCCCGAGCCACGCGTGATCGTCCGTTTCTGGATCATCACCGTGATTCTGGTACTGGTCGGCCTTGCCACCCTGAAACTGAGGTAG
- the murD gene encoding UDP-N-acetylmuramoyl-L-alanine--D-glutamate ligase: MSLIASDHFRIVVGLGKSGMSLVRFLANRGTSFAVADTRENPPELVTLRRDYPHVEVRCGELDVEFLCRADELYVSPGLALATPALQAAAARGVKLSGDIDLFARNAKAPIVAISGSNAKSTVTTLVGEMAAAAGKRVAVGGNLGVPALDLLSDDVELYVMELSSFQLETTHDLGAEVATVLNVSEDHMDRYSGLPAYHLAKHRIFRGAKQVVVNRQDALSRPLMGEGLPCWTFGLSKPDFKAFGIREENGEKYLAFEFQNLMPVRDLKIRGAHNQSNALAALALGHAVGLPFDAMLASLRTFAGLEHRCQWVRDLDGVSYYNDSKATNVGAALAAIEGLGADIDGKLVLIAGGDGKGADFKDLKAPVAAHCRAVVLMGRDADLIAAALGDAVPQVRATSLDDAIAQCKALALPGDAVLLSPACASFDMFKNYEERGQLFARAVEALA, encoded by the coding sequence GTGTCCCTGATCGCTTCAGACCACTTCCGCATCGTTGTCGGCCTCGGCAAGAGCGGCATGTCCCTGGTTCGCTTCCTGGCGAACCGGGGCACGTCGTTTGCCGTGGCCGATACGCGGGAAAATCCACCGGAGCTGGTCACGCTGCGCCGTGACTACCCGCACGTGGAAGTGCGTTGTGGCGAATTGGATGTCGAATTTCTGTGCCGCGCCGACGAGCTTTACGTAAGCCCAGGCCTGGCCTTGGCGACACCGGCCCTGCAAGCCGCCGCCGCGCGTGGCGTGAAGTTGTCGGGCGACATCGACCTGTTTGCGCGTAACGCCAAGGCACCGATCGTGGCCATCAGTGGTTCCAACGCGAAAAGCACCGTGACCACCCTGGTCGGCGAAATGGCCGCGGCTGCCGGCAAACGTGTGGCGGTGGGCGGTAATCTTGGGGTGCCTGCGCTGGACCTGCTCAGCGACGACGTCGAGCTGTACGTGATGGAGCTGTCGAGCTTCCAGCTGGAAACCACCCACGACCTCGGTGCCGAAGTGGCTACCGTGTTGAACGTCAGCGAAGACCATATGGACCGCTACAGCGGCCTGCCGGCCTATCACCTGGCCAAGCACCGGATTTTCCGTGGCGCCAAGCAAGTGGTGGTCAACCGTCAGGATGCCCTTAGCCGTCCGCTGATGGGCGAGGGCCTGCCGTGCTGGACCTTCGGCCTGAGCAAACCCGATTTCAAGGCGTTCGGTATTCGCGAAGAGAACGGCGAGAAATACCTGGCCTTCGAATTCCAGAACCTGATGCCGGTGCGCGATCTGAAAATCCGTGGCGCCCATAACCAGTCCAATGCCCTGGCCGCCTTGGCGCTCGGCCACGCGGTGGGCCTGCCGTTTGATGCCATGCTCGCCAGCCTGCGCACCTTCGCCGGCCTTGAGCATCGCTGCCAGTGGGTACGCGACCTCGATGGCGTCAGCTACTACAACGATTCCAAGGCCACCAACGTCGGCGCTGCCCTGGCCGCCATCGAAGGCCTCGGTGCCGATATCGACGGCAAGCTGGTGCTGATCGCCGGTGGCGACGGCAAGGGTGCCGACTTCAAGGACCTCAAGGCGCCGGTCGCTGCGCATTGCCGCGCCGTGGTGCTGATGGGCCGCGATGCGGACCTGATCGCCGCCGCCCTGGGCGACGCGGTGCCGCAAGTGCGCGCCACTTCCCTGGATGACGCGATTGCCCAATGCAAAGCCCTGGCCCTGCCGGGCGATGCGGTGCTGCTGTCGCCGGCCTGTGCCAGTTTCGACATGTTCAAGAACTATGAAGAGCGCGGCCAGCTGTTCGCCCGCGCCGTGGAGGCTTTGGCATGA
- the ftsW gene encoding putative lipid II flippase FtsW: MSLNLKNIIKPYPSPIITGRGIDLDFPMLAGCLALLGLGLVMITSASSEVAAVQSGNTLYMMIRHLVYLVIGLGACIVTMMIPIATWQRLGWLMLIGAFGLLIMVILPGIGREVNGSMRWIGFGAFNVQPSEIAKVFVVIYLAGYLVRRQKEVRESWMGFFKPFIVLLPMAGLLLMEPDFGATVVMMGAAAAMLFLGGVGLFRFTLMVVLAVAAVTILVQAQPYRMARLITFTDPWSDQFGSGYQLTQALIAFGRGEWLGVGLGNSVQKQFYLPEAHTDFVFSVLAEELGVVGSLCTVALFVFVCVRGMYIGLWAEKAKQYFAAYVAYGLSFLWIGQFLINIGVNVGLLPTKGLTLPFLSYGGSSLVICCACLGLLLRIEWESRTHLGSEEMEFSESDFAEEPTHGR; encoded by the coding sequence ATGAGCCTCAACCTGAAGAACATCATCAAGCCGTACCCGTCGCCGATCATTACCGGGCGCGGCATCGACCTTGATTTCCCAATGCTCGCCGGTTGCCTGGCGCTGCTCGGCCTGGGCCTGGTGATGATCACCTCGGCGTCCTCCGAAGTGGCCGCCGTGCAGTCGGGCAACACCCTGTACATGATGATCCGCCACCTGGTGTACCTGGTGATCGGCCTCGGCGCGTGCATCGTCACCATGATGATCCCGATCGCCACCTGGCAGCGCCTGGGTTGGCTGATGCTGATCGGGGCGTTTGGCTTGCTGATCATGGTGATCCTGCCCGGCATCGGCCGCGAAGTGAACGGTTCGATGCGCTGGATCGGCTTCGGTGCGTTCAACGTGCAGCCGTCGGAAATCGCCAAGGTGTTCGTGGTGATCTACCTGGCCGGCTACCTGGTGCGCCGCCAGAAAGAAGTGCGCGAAAGCTGGATGGGCTTCTTCAAGCCGTTCATCGTGTTGCTGCCCATGGCCGGTCTGCTGCTGATGGAGCCGGACTTCGGTGCCACCGTAGTAATGATGGGTGCCGCCGCAGCGATGCTGTTCCTTGGCGGTGTCGGCCTGTTCCGCTTCACCTTGATGGTGGTGCTGGCGGTCGCGGCCGTGACGATTCTGGTGCAGGCGCAACCCTACCGGATGGCTCGTCTGATCACCTTTACCGACCCGTGGTCCGACCAGTTCGGTTCCGGCTACCAGTTGACCCAGGCGCTGATTGCCTTCGGTCGCGGCGAGTGGCTGGGCGTGGGCCTGGGCAACAGCGTGCAGAAGCAGTTCTACCTGCCGGAAGCCCACACCGACTTCGTGTTCTCGGTACTTGCCGAAGAACTCGGCGTGGTCGGTTCGCTGTGCACCGTCGCACTGTTCGTGTTCGTATGCGTTCGCGGCATGTACATCGGCTTGTGGGCCGAAAAGGCTAAACAGTATTTCGCCGCCTATGTGGCGTACGGCTTGTCGTTCCTGTGGATCGGCCAGTTCCTGATCAACATCGGGGTGAACGTCGGGCTGCTGCCGACCAAGGGCCTGACCTTGCCGTTCCTCAGCTACGGCGGCAGTTCGTTGGTGATTTGCTGTGCCTGTCTTGGCTTGTTGTTGCGCATCGAGTGGGAGAGTCGCACTCACCTGGGCAGCGAAGAGATGGAGTTCAGCGAGAGCGACTTCGCCGAGGAGCCGACCCATGGGCGCTAA
- the murG gene encoding undecaprenyldiphospho-muramoylpentapeptide beta-N-acetylglucosaminyltransferase, which yields MGANVLIMAGGTGGHVFPALACAREFQNRGYTVHWLGTPRGIENELVPNAGLPLHLINVTGLRGKSKLSLLKAPFVLLKAVWQARKVIRELKPVCVLGFGGYVTGPGGVAARLSGVPVIVHEQNAVAGTANRLLVPLAARVCEAFPNTFGTSSKLRTTGNPVRTELFMGIAREALAGRKAHLLIMGGSLGSEPLNKLLPEALAQLPMHVRPEVFHQAGKQHGEATATRYRQAGVEANVQPFIKDMAQAYGWADLVVCRAGALTVSELAAAGLPSLLVPLPHAIDDHQTRNAEYLAGEGAAFLLPQRTTGAADLAARLTEVLMQPERLNSMASTASRLAKPDATRTVVDICLEVAHG from the coding sequence ATGGGCGCTAACGTGCTGATCATGGCGGGCGGCACCGGGGGCCATGTGTTCCCGGCCCTGGCCTGCGCGCGTGAATTCCAGAACCGTGGCTACACCGTGCACTGGCTGGGCACGCCGCGCGGCATCGAGAACGAACTGGTGCCGAATGCCGGTTTGCCGCTGCACCTGATCAACGTCACCGGCTTGCGCGGCAAAAGCAAGTTGTCGCTGCTCAAGGCGCCCTTTGTGCTGCTCAAGGCGGTATGGCAGGCGCGCAAGGTCATCCGTGAGTTGAAGCCTGTCTGCGTGCTCGGGTTTGGTGGCTATGTGACCGGCCCTGGTGGCGTCGCTGCCAGGCTTTCGGGCGTGCCGGTTATCGTGCACGAACAGAACGCGGTCGCCGGGACTGCCAACCGCCTGCTGGTGCCACTGGCGGCGCGTGTATGCGAGGCCTTCCCGAATACCTTCGGCACTTCGAGCAAACTGCGCACCACCGGCAACCCGGTGCGCACCGAACTGTTCATGGGCATCGCCCGTGAAGCACTGGCCGGACGCAAGGCGCACCTGCTGATCATGGGCGGAAGCCTGGGCTCCGAGCCGCTGAACAAACTGCTGCCTGAAGCGCTGGCGCAACTGCCGATGCACGTGCGCCCTGAGGTGTTCCATCAGGCGGGCAAGCAACATGGTGAAGCCACCGCCACGCGCTATCGCCAAGCCGGTGTCGAGGCGAATGTACAGCCCTTCATCAAAGACATGGCCCAAGCCTATGGCTGGGCCGACCTGGTGGTCTGTCGCGCTGGTGCGCTGACCGTCAGTGAACTGGCCGCCGCCGGTCTGCCGTCGTTGCTGGTGCCTTTGCCCCATGCAATCGACGATCACCAGACCCGCAACGCCGAATATTTGGCCGGGGAGGGCGCTGCCTTCCTGCTGCCGCAAAGAACGACTGGCGCCGCCGATTTGGCCGCACGCCTGACCGAGGTTTTGATGCAACCGGAACGACTCAACAGCATGGCGAGCACCGCAAGCCGCCTGGCCAAACCTGACGCAACCCGCACCGTGGTCGATATCTGCCTGGAGGTGGCCCATGGTTGA
- the murC gene encoding UDP-N-acetylmuramate--L-alanine ligase has protein sequence MVENQKAMPQPEMRRIRRIHFVGIGGVGMCGIAEVLLNLGYQVSGSDLKESPVTERLKSFGAQIFIGHRAENAAEADVLVVSSAVNTSNPEVATALERRIPVVPRAEMLAELMRYRHGIAVAGTHGKTTTTSLIASVFAAGGLDPTFVIGGRLNAAGTNAQLGTSRYLIAEADESDASFLHLQPLVAVVTNIDEDHMATYDGDFNKLKKTFVDFLHNLPFYGLAVVCLDDPVVREILPQVKRPTVTYGFSEDADVRAINVRQEGMQTFFTVLRPDREPLDVSVNMPGNHNVLNSLATICIASDEGVSDEAIVEGLSRFAGVGRRFQVYGQLPVEGGDVMLVDDYGHHPTEVAAVIKAVRGGWPERRLVMVYQPHRYSRTRDLYDDFVNVLADANVLLLMEVYPAGEEPIPGADSRKLCNSIRQRGQLDPIYIERGVDLAPIVKPLLRAGDILLCQGAGDIGGLAPKLLASPLFAVEQGKSK, from the coding sequence ATGGTTGAGAATCAGAAAGCCATGCCGCAACCGGAAATGCGCCGCATCCGTCGCATCCACTTCGTCGGTATCGGCGGCGTGGGCATGTGCGGGATTGCCGAAGTATTGCTGAACCTGGGCTATCAGGTGTCCGGCTCTGACCTTAAAGAGTCGCCGGTTACCGAGCGCCTGAAATCCTTTGGCGCGCAGATCTTCATCGGCCACCGCGCCGAGAACGCTGCCGAGGCTGACGTGCTGGTGGTGTCCAGCGCTGTGAACACCTCCAACCCGGAAGTGGCCACCGCTCTTGAGCGCCGTATTCCAGTGGTGCCGCGTGCCGAGATGCTCGCCGAGCTGATGCGCTATCGCCACGGCATCGCCGTCGCCGGGACCCATGGCAAGACCACCACCACCAGCCTGATCGCCTCGGTGTTCGCCGCCGGTGGCCTGGACCCGACCTTCGTCATCGGTGGCCGCCTGAATGCAGCCGGCACCAATGCCCAGCTCGGCACCAGCCGCTACCTGATCGCCGAAGCCGATGAAAGCGATGCGAGCTTCCTGCACCTGCAACCGCTGGTCGCCGTCGTCACCAACATCGACGAGGACCACATGGCGACCTACGACGGTGACTTCAACAAACTGAAGAAAACCTTCGTCGATTTCCTGCACAACCTGCCGTTCTACGGGTTGGCGGTGGTGTGCCTGGACGACCCGGTGGTGCGCGAGATTCTGCCGCAGGTCAAACGCCCTACCGTGACCTACGGCTTCAGCGAAGACGCCGACGTGCGCGCGATCAATGTGCGTCAGGAAGGCATGCAAACCTTCTTCACTGTGCTGCGCCCCGACCGCGAGCCGCTGGATGTCTCGGTCAACATGCCGGGCAACCACAACGTACTGAATTCGCTGGCGACCATCTGCATCGCCAGCGATGAAGGCGTCAGCGATGAAGCCATCGTCGAAGGCCTGTCGCGCTTTGCCGGTGTCGGCCGACGCTTCCAGGTCTACGGCCAGCTGCCGGTTGAAGGCGGTGACGTGATGCTGGTGGACGACTACGGGCACCACCCGACCGAAGTCGCCGCCGTGATCAAGGCCGTACGCGGTGGCTGGCCGGAGCGCCGCCTGGTGATGGTCTACCAGCCGCACCGTTACAGCCGTACCCGCGACCTGTACGACGACTTCGTCAATGTATTGGCCGATGCCAATGTGCTGCTGCTGATGGAAGTCTACCCGGCCGGCGAAGAGCCGATTCCGGGCGCCGACAGCCGCAAGCTGTGCAACAGCATCCGCCAGCGTGGCCAGTTGGACCCGATCTATATCGAGCGGGGCGTCGACCTGGCCCCTATCGTCAAGCCGCTGCTGCGCGCCGGCGACATCCTGCTGTGCCAGGGTGCCGGCGATATCGGTGGTCTTGCGCCTAAATTGCTGGCCAGCCCGCTGTTTGCGGTTGAGCAGGGGAAGTCGAAATGA
- a CDS encoding D-alanine--D-alanine ligase: MITDYASLFSTITPADFGRVAVLFGGKSAEREVSLKSGNAVLEALQSAGVDAFGIDVGDDFLARLQAEKIDRAFIILHGRGGEDGSMQGLLECAGIPYTGSGILASALAMDKLRTKQVWHSLGIPTPRHSVLRSEDDCICAAKELGLPLIVKPAHEGSSIGMAKVNSAAELIDAWKAASTYDSQVLVEQWIQGPEYTIATLRGQVLPPIALGTPHTFYDYDAKYVASDTQYRIPCGLDATREQQLMDLTAQACEALGIAGWARADVMQDDQGNFWFLEVNTAPGMTDHSLVPMAARAAGLDFQQLVLAILADSIEPRG, translated from the coding sequence ATGATCACTGACTACGCCTCCCTGTTCTCCACCATCACGCCTGCCGACTTCGGCCGCGTCGCCGTGCTGTTCGGCGGCAAGAGCGCCGAGCGCGAAGTGTCGCTCAAGTCCGGCAATGCCGTGCTCGAGGCGCTGCAAAGCGCTGGTGTGGACGCATTCGGCATCGACGTGGGCGATGATTTTCTCGCCCGCCTGCAGGCCGAAAAGATCGACCGCGCCTTCATTATTCTCCACGGCCGTGGCGGTGAAGACGGCAGCATGCAGGGCCTGCTCGAGTGCGCCGGCATTCCTTATACCGGCAGTGGCATCCTGGCTTCGGCCCTGGCGATGGACAAGTTGCGCACCAAGCAGGTGTGGCACAGCCTGGGCATTCCGACCCCGCGTCATAGCGTATTGCGCAGCGAAGACGATTGTATTTGCGCAGCCAAGGAACTGGGGCTGCCTTTGATCGTCAAACCAGCCCATGAAGGCTCCAGTATCGGCATGGCCAAAGTGAACTCGGCCGCCGAATTGATCGACGCATGGAAAGCGGCAAGTACCTACGATTCGCAAGTGTTGGTGGAACAGTGGATCCAGGGTCCCGAGTACACCATCGCCACCCTGCGTGGCCAGGTATTGCCGCCCATCGCATTGGGCACGCCCCACACTTTCTACGATTACGACGCCAAGTACGTGGCTTCCGATACCCAGTACCGGATTCCATGCGGCCTTGACGCAACCAGGGAACAGCAATTGATGGACCTCACGGCGCAAGCCTGTGAGGCGCTGGGTATCGCCGGTTGGGCGCGGGCAGACGTGATGCAGGATGACCAAGGGAATTTCTGGTTCCTGGAAGTCAACACTGCACCCGGGATGACCGACCACAGCCTGGTACCTATGGCCGCCCGTGCCGCCGGTCTGGATTTCCAGCAGTTGGTGCTGGCGATCCTGGCCGACAGCATTGAGCCAAGAGGCTAA
- a CDS encoding cell division protein FtsQ/DivIB, with the protein MKGASLRHQPPQAPSRKPVPRGASRMVAKEPMSARLPKANFGFIKALFWPVLLVVLGFGTYEGAQRLLPYADRPITKISVQGDLSYISQQAVQQRISPFLAASFFTIDLAGMRAELEQMPWIAHAEVRRVWPDQVTIRLEEQLPVARWGDGALLNNQGQAFAPREVANYEHLPQLFGPQRAQQQVMQQYQALSQMLRPLGFSIARLELRERGSWFLTTGAGSSGPGIELLLGRDRLVEKMRRFIAIYEKTLKEQITNIASVDLRYANGLAVGWRVPAAPTAAQPAVAKN; encoded by the coding sequence ATGAAAGGCGCATCGCTTCGTCATCAGCCCCCACAAGCACCGAGCCGCAAGCCGGTGCCACGGGGTGCCAGCCGCATGGTGGCCAAAGAGCCGATGTCGGCGCGCCTGCCCAAAGCCAATTTTGGTTTCATCAAGGCGCTGTTCTGGCCGGTGTTGCTGGTGGTGTTGGGCTTCGGCACCTACGAGGGTGCGCAGCGCCTGTTGCCGTATGCCGACCGACCGATCACCAAGATCAGCGTGCAGGGCGACTTGAGCTACATCAGCCAGCAAGCGGTGCAGCAGCGTATCAGCCCGTTCCTGGCGGCTAGCTTCTTTACCATCGACCTGGCCGGCATGCGTGCGGAGCTGGAACAGATGCCGTGGATCGCTCACGCCGAAGTCCGCCGGGTATGGCCGGACCAGGTGACGATCCGCCTGGAGGAACAACTGCCCGTGGCCCGTTGGGGTGATGGTGCGCTGTTGAACAACCAAGGGCAGGCGTTCGCGCCGCGTGAAGTGGCGAACTATGAGCACCTGCCGCAGCTGTTCGGGCCGCAGCGGGCGCAACAGCAAGTGATGCAGCAGTACCAGGCCTTGAGCCAGATGCTGCGGCCACTGGGCTTCTCCATCGCACGCCTGGAATTGCGTGAGCGGGGCAGCTGGTTTCTGACGACCGGGGCAGGCAGTTCCGGCCCGGGCATCGAGTTGTTGCTGGGACGCGACCGCTTGGTGGAAAAGATGCGCCGCTTTATTGCCATCTATGAAAAAACCTTGAAAGAACAGATCACGAACATTGCGAGCGTCGACCTGCGTTACGCCAACGGCCTGGCCGTCGGTTGGCGTGTACCGGCGGCGCCCACGGCAGCACAACCCGCTGTCGCGAAGAATTAA